The genomic stretch CGCCAGCTTCAAAGGCGTCCCCACGTTCATCCAGGAGACCGACAGCCAGCGGCTCACCGACGAACTCGACGCCATCCTCGCCGTTTCCGAAACCGATTTCTACGAAGACCTCGCCTTCTACGACGAGGAACCGGAACTACCACGCATCGTCGCCGAGCTGCGCGACGGAGGCACGCGACAGCTGCCGCGATTCACCAACAGCGTCTGGTTACTGTTCCAGGCCTGCATCGCTCCGCACTGGCCCGACATCCAGCGCCTCCTGCAGGCCGACATCGCGCACCGCGCGCGGACCGCGGCCGAAGCCGGGGCCGGCGCCATGCTGAATCAGGTACACCAGAAGCTTGCCTGGCGTGAAGAAGGCGCCCTCCAGTACATAACACCTGAATGGGACGCCAGCTTAAGTCTCGGCGGACGGGGGCTCGAACTGCGCCCCAACTTCTTCCTCCAGGACGGCATCGCAGCCGTCCCCACCGAACATGGCCCGACCACGCTGAATTACCCGATCGGCCCGCGGAG from Streptomyces roseochromogenus subsp. oscitans DS 12.976 encodes the following:
- a CDS encoding ArsR/SmtB family transcription factor, which codes for MLELGFGVADMANIRFGVSPMAHVICGVAGAEHPCVGASVNHDRWWRQVKRHVPSQAAPVFELVNASFKGVPTFIQETDSQRLTDELDAILAVSETDFYEDLAFYDEEPELPRIVAELRDGGTRQLPRFTNSVWLLFQACIAPHWPDIQRLLQADIAHRARTAAEAGAGAMLNQVHQKLAWREEGALQYITPEWDASLSLGGRGLELRPNFFLQDGIAAVPTEHGPTTLNYPIGPRRPEHPSTPRTDGLAYLIGSARARALRAIGQGSCTTAQLAKRLRITAPSASAHATALRTAGAITTEREGRQVRHALTQLGHDLLRSNPAEHHAIPPQGDGTV